A stretch of Christensenellaceae bacterium DNA encodes these proteins:
- the rsgA gene encoding putative ribosome biogenesis GTPase RsgA: MPRDNQLVRPAVANIDSVILVVSAGKPDIDFLLCDKMLVQADRLHIHPVLAINKTDLDRENASAINEQYSYYDTIYVSALEKHGIDELKDIIRGKCVCLAGQSAVGKSSLVNALSEELQLETGAMSRKTERGKHTTRQAELIYLQDINAYIVDTPGFSMFDLSGMEKIELGQYYRDIAEYAGECRFSSCVHNQEPGCAVKAAVERGEINPNRYERYLKLLNLIGERKE; this comes from the coding sequence TTGCCGAGGGACAATCAGCTCGTTCGTCCCGCAGTAGCCAATATCGACAGCGTAATCCTCGTCGTTTCCGCCGGTAAGCCGGATATTGATTTTTTATTGTGTGATAAAATGCTTGTGCAGGCAGACAGGCTGCATATTCATCCGGTGTTGGCGATCAATAAGACCGATCTGGACAGAGAAAACGCTTCGGCGATCAACGAGCAATATTCCTACTATGATACGATTTATGTTTCCGCGCTCGAAAAGCACGGAATCGACGAACTGAAAGATATTATACGCGGCAAATGCGTTTGCCTGGCGGGGCAGTCCGCAGTGGGGAAATCCTCGCTTGTGAACGCCTTAAGCGAGGAGCTGCAACTGGAAACAGGCGCCATGAGCAGGAAGACGGAGCGGGGCAAGCATACGACGCGCCAAGCAGAACTTATCTACCTGCAGGATATTAACGCCTATATTGTAGATACGCCCGGCTTTTCCATGTTCGATTTAAGCGGCATGGAGAAAATAGAATTGGGACAATATTACCGCGATATTGCCGAATATGCAGGGGAATGCCGTTTTTCGTCCTGCGTCCATAATCAGGAGCCCGGATGTGCGGTTAAGGCGGCGGTCGAGCGAGGCGAGATCAACCCAAACCGTTATGAACGATATTTAAAATTATTGAATTTGATAGGGGAGAGAAAAGAATGA
- a CDS encoding ribulose-phosphate 3-epimerase yields MIKIAPSILSADFGNMDRDIEMLNKAGADYVHCDVMDGMFVPNMTFGFQMISAVKKVAEMPLDVHLMIEQPERYVERFAQAGADIISVHVEATNHLQRTLKQITACGAKAAVVLNPATPLETIKYVMDDVEMVLLMSVNPGYGGQSFIPAVLDKIADLRKMIIQTGRDIDIEVDGGVSTDNCKTIINAGANVLVAGSAVFNADDPIAVIKQLRG; encoded by the coding sequence ATGATCAAGATTGCACCATCTATTTTATCGGCAGACTTTGGGAACATGGACCGTGATATTGAGATGCTTAATAAAGCGGGCGCGGATTATGTGCATTGTGATGTTATGGACGGTATGTTTGTACCGAATATGACCTTTGGATTTCAGATGATTAGCGCGGTCAAAAAAGTGGCGGAAATGCCTCTTGACGTGCACCTGATGATAGAACAGCCGGAACGTTATGTCGAACGTTTTGCGCAGGCGGGGGCGGACATCATTTCCGTGCATGTGGAAGCGACCAATCACCTGCAACGGACCTTAAAGCAGATTACCGCTTGCGGCGCCAAGGCGGCGGTAGTCCTGAATCCGGCGACCCCTTTGGAAACGATCAAATATGTGATGGATGATGTGGAAATGGTGCTCCTCATGTCCGTGAACCCAGGTTATGGCGGACAGAGCTTTATCCCCGCGGTTCTGGATAAAATCGCCGATTTGCGCAAGATGATTATACAGACGGGCAGGGACATCGACATTGAAGTGGACGGCGGCGTCAGCACTGATAACTGCAAAACCATCATTAACGCCGGCGCCAATGTATTGGTTGCGGGAAGCGCGGTGTTTAACGCCGACGATCCGATTGCCGTAATCAAACAATTAAGGGGCTGA
- a CDS encoding thiamine pyrophosphokinase: MLAVLVAAGQQPTKEFAMRFFEQADLKIAVDGGLFLFEECRVLPDLLLGDMDSVDSSLLKRYADQEIPLYCVPPEKNETDGMLALDTAIKRGADRIVFLGATGGRIDHLLSNLMLLKRAYRQNVRLLICDERQEITLEKDDFKIMGTAGQTVSLIPMDERACVTAYEGLYYPLDSLVLTNDQPRGVSNVLTGTCARLKSEGYVLVIKNME; the protein is encoded by the coding sequence ATGCTTGCTGTACTGGTTGCCGCAGGGCAACAGCCAACCAAAGAGTTTGCAATGCGTTTTTTTGAGCAGGCGGATCTCAAAATCGCCGTAGACGGCGGCCTTTTCCTGTTTGAGGAATGCCGCGTTCTGCCTGACCTGCTTTTAGGGGACATGGATTCCGTTGACTCATCGCTTTTAAAACGTTATGCCGATCAAGAAATCCCGCTATATTGTGTGCCGCCTGAAAAGAACGAAACAGACGGCATGCTCGCGCTTGATACTGCCATCAAGCGCGGAGCGGATCGCATCGTTTTCCTTGGTGCGACGGGGGGGAGGATCGACCATCTGCTTTCCAATCTGATGCTTTTAAAGCGCGCATATCGGCAAAACGTAAGGTTGTTGATTTGCGACGAGCGACAGGAGATCACGCTGGAAAAGGACGACTTTAAAATTATGGGAACAGCCGGCCAGACTGTATCGCTCATTCCCATGGATGAAAGGGCTTGCGTTACTGCATATGAAGGGCTGTATTATCCTCTGGACAGCCTGGTACTGACCAACGATCAGCCGCGCGGGGTAAGCAATGTGCTGACGGGAACATGCGCGCGGCTAAAAAGCGAAGGATATGTGCTGGTGATTAAGAATATGGAATAA
- a CDS encoding alkaline-shock protein, with protein MSAALKNDLGTITYTEDYIASIAGVSATECYGLVGMSQKNITEAITNLFKGDNLKKGVKVKTDGSENVVVELYITVKYGVSLSAVAENIIDKVKYSIEKETGLNVASVDIIVQGIQF; from the coding sequence ATGAGTGCAGCTTTAAAAAACGATTTGGGAACCATTACCTATACGGAAGATTATATTGCTTCCATCGCCGGCGTCAGCGCGACGGAATGCTACGGCCTGGTGGGGATGTCTCAGAAAAACATTACGGAAGCGATCACAAATCTTTTTAAAGGCGATAACCTTAAGAAAGGCGTTAAAGTAAAAACGGACGGTTCTGAAAATGTTGTCGTGGAATTATATATTACGGTCAAATACGGCGTTTCACTTTCGGCGGTAGCAGAGAATATCATTGATAAAGTAAAGTATTCGATTGAAAAAGAAACAGGGCTGAATGTGGCCAGCGTGGATATTATCGTACAGGGAATTCAGTTCTAA
- a CDS encoding phosphatase has product MIKTLDGKLLKEMILGAAAILEKNKETLDSLNVFPVPDGDTGTNMSLTMISAAKEVAAVEQEDDLVKIVQAMSLGALKGARGNSGVILSQIFAGFADAIVKAQQDMTTTLMAQALRNGVEYAYKAVMKPKEGTILTVTSSVASAAEKIAEKTEDLYEQLEYIIREGEKTLKQTPEMLPVLKEAGVVDAGGAGFLVILMGYKSVLDGETVDSGDFLANSEPIVDFSNLTTDDEDIKYAYCTEFFIKNLYPDTKERDIDIYRNNLSKIGDCVLVVGDLNLVKTHVHTNEPGLALQYAQILGELSKIKIDNMREQHRELSDLTEVPELAERPQKEIAVVAVVAGDGIKTIFEDWQVEMFVEGGQSMNPSAQDLIRAIESAPSDNIIVLPNNKNIILAAEQASDLCKKNVVVLKTKTIPQGIAAAVAYDPEADIDANVKKMQRAIDMIKTGSITSAVRDTKINGTSIHLGELLGIAENTIVSNGPILSEVYLALLQKMIDEDSELLTIYYGEGVDEDTAAELVALTEKEFPQCDIELHYGGQPVYPYIISVE; this is encoded by the coding sequence TTGATAAAAACTCTTGACGGTAAGCTTTTAAAGGAAATGATCTTGGGGGCTGCCGCGATCCTTGAAAAGAACAAGGAAACATTGGATTCCTTGAATGTATTTCCTGTGCCGGACGGCGATACAGGTACAAATATGTCGCTTACCATGATTTCCGCCGCTAAGGAAGTAGCGGCGGTGGAGCAAGAAGACGATCTTGTTAAAATTGTGCAGGCGATGAGTCTGGGGGCATTAAAAGGCGCGCGGGGTAATTCCGGCGTTATTTTGTCGCAAATTTTTGCCGGCTTTGCAGACGCGATCGTAAAAGCGCAGCAGGATATGACTACTACGCTTATGGCTCAGGCCCTCAGGAATGGCGTCGAATATGCTTATAAGGCGGTCATGAAGCCCAAGGAGGGAACGATCCTTACCGTAACGTCCAGCGTGGCTTCGGCGGCGGAAAAGATCGCAGAAAAAACCGAGGATTTGTATGAGCAGCTTGAGTATATTATCCGCGAAGGGGAAAAGACCCTGAAGCAAACACCCGAGATGCTCCCTGTTTTGAAAGAGGCGGGAGTGGTGGATGCCGGCGGCGCCGGATTCCTAGTTATACTGATGGGCTATAAATCCGTCCTCGACGGAGAAACGGTGGACAGCGGAGACTTTCTTGCAAATAGCGAACCGATTGTTGATTTTTCGAATCTGACAACTGACGACGAAGACATTAAGTATGCATATTGTACGGAATTTTTTATCAAAAACCTTTACCCCGACACCAAAGAACGCGATATTGATATATACCGCAATAATTTGTCCAAGATAGGCGACTGCGTTCTGGTCGTCGGTGATTTGAATTTAGTCAAAACGCATGTTCATACCAACGAGCCAGGGCTTGCGCTTCAATACGCGCAGATACTTGGAGAGCTGAGTAAAATCAAAATTGATAATATGCGTGAACAGCATAGGGAGCTTTCGGATCTTACGGAGGTTCCGGAGCTTGCGGAACGTCCTCAAAAAGAAATCGCTGTGGTGGCGGTTGTTGCAGGCGACGGCATCAAAACCATTTTTGAGGATTGGCAGGTTGAGATGTTCGTAGAAGGCGGGCAATCCATGAACCCTTCCGCGCAAGACCTGATCCGCGCGATTGAAAGCGCTCCATCGGATAATATTATCGTGCTTCCCAACAATAAAAATATTATCTTGGCGGCAGAACAGGCGTCGGACCTGTGCAAAAAAAATGTCGTTGTCTTGAAAACAAAGACTATTCCGCAGGGAATTGCGGCGGCGGTTGCTTATGATCCCGAAGCGGATATTGACGCAAATGTCAAAAAGATGCAGCGCGCAATCGATATGATCAAAACCGGCTCGATCACCAGCGCGGTAAGGGATACCAAGATCAATGGTACGAGTATCCATCTGGGCGAGCTTTTGGGTATAGCGGAGAATACGATCGTCTCCAACGGTCCCATATTAAGCGAAGTATACCTTGCATTGCTCCAAAAAATGATCGACGAGGATTCCGAGTTGCTCACTATCTATTATGGCGAGGGCGTGGATGAAGATACGGCGGCAGAGCTTGTTGCTTTGACGGAAAAAGAATTTCCGCAGTGCGACATTGAACTGCACTACGGGGGACAACCGGTATATCCCTATATTATTTCTGTGGAATAA
- the recG gene encoding ATP-dependent DNA helicase RecG yields MESNGPVTQISGVGEKTKKLLQKIEISTVKDLLYYLPRAYKDLSSIKKISEVKFGEPAFMEVKIFTQPQVKRIRRGLEITSFQVTDATGIANVDIFNQIYIKNNITVGQVLYLYGKLEYKFGKMVISAPELYFKKPESPFLPIYPLTAGLNQNMMRRFVKEALYKTSVQELYSSGFLHEFHIPNIKQALRDVHFPEDIQAASVARARIVFDELLIFNRMMELLGEEKRQKSAARLSSPQIRKDPFLSKLAFKPTNAQIRVMDEIGKDFMGSMAMNRLVQGDVGSGKTILAFYAMHCMYEAGRQSVLMAPTEILAQQHYETAKELFSDREIACVTGALSVKSRKELNQKIESGAVKIIIGTHALLYGDVYFSNLGLIITDEQHRFGVKQRAALSGDKNDIHTLIMSATPIPRSLQLVLFGNTDISVVDELPPGRTPVKTYLIHQNKYKDMIGFIKNELHNKRQAYIVCPLIEDSENMEVKSAKQVFNELRQYYAGHSMALIHGKIKNAEKQEIMEAFTAGKIDILVSTTVIEVGINIPNATVMAVINAERFGLAQLHQLRGRVGRGCAQSYCFLVSDNEGAYERLRVLTGTNDGFEIAEQDMRLRGTGDILGTRQHGASNLKAANLIADIRQLEQTRDVLKIMKAAPQFESEYSAVTKAAQSELEHKMIEIALN; encoded by the coding sequence ATGGAGAGTAACGGTCCGGTTACGCAAATAAGCGGTGTCGGTGAGAAAACAAAGAAACTGTTGCAAAAAATTGAAATCAGTACGGTAAAAGATTTGCTGTACTATTTGCCGCGTGCTTATAAAGACCTGTCCAGCATCAAAAAAATCAGCGAGGTAAAGTTTGGCGAACCGGCTTTTATGGAAGTCAAAATATTCACCCAGCCGCAAGTAAAGCGCATTCGCAGGGGGCTGGAGATCACGTCGTTTCAGGTAACCGATGCAACAGGCATCGCAAATGTTGATATTTTCAACCAGATATATATCAAGAACAATATCACGGTAGGCCAGGTTTTATATCTTTATGGAAAACTGGAATATAAATTTGGGAAGATGGTGATTTCCGCTCCGGAACTTTATTTTAAAAAGCCGGAATCGCCTTTTTTGCCGATTTATCCGCTTACGGCAGGCCTTAACCAGAACATGATGCGCAGGTTCGTAAAAGAAGCCTTATATAAAACCAGCGTGCAGGAATTGTATTCGTCCGGCTTTTTGCATGAATTCCATATTCCAAATATCAAGCAGGCGCTGCGTGACGTACATTTTCCTGAGGATATACAGGCAGCCTCTGTGGCACGCGCACGTATCGTGTTTGACGAACTGCTTATTTTTAACCGCATGATGGAACTTCTGGGCGAAGAAAAACGGCAGAAAAGCGCGGCGCGGTTAAGTTCCCCGCAAATACGCAAAGATCCTTTTTTAAGCAAGCTTGCTTTTAAACCGACAAACGCGCAAATACGCGTTATGGATGAGATCGGAAAAGACTTTATGGGCAGCATGGCCATGAACAGGCTCGTGCAGGGCGATGTGGGAAGCGGGAAAACAATATTGGCTTTCTACGCAATGCACTGCATGTATGAGGCGGGCCGCCAGAGCGTACTTATGGCGCCTACGGAAATTCTAGCGCAGCAACATTATGAAACCGCCAAAGAGCTGTTTTCTGATCGGGAGATCGCCTGCGTTACCGGAGCCCTGAGCGTAAAAAGCCGAAAGGAGCTTAATCAAAAAATAGAAAGCGGCGCGGTTAAAATTATCATCGGCACACATGCCTTGTTATATGGTGACGTGTACTTTTCCAATTTGGGACTTATTATAACGGATGAGCAACACCGTTTCGGTGTGAAACAGCGCGCGGCGCTCTCAGGCGATAAAAACGATATTCATACGCTCATTATGTCTGCAACGCCCATTCCGCGTTCCCTGCAGCTTGTACTTTTTGGTAATACGGATATTTCTGTCGTGGACGAGCTGCCGCCCGGACGGACGCCTGTAAAAACATATTTGATCCACCAGAATAAATATAAAGATATGATCGGATTCATCAAAAATGAATTGCATAATAAACGGCAGGCTTATATTGTTTGTCCGTTGATCGAGGACAGTGAAAATATGGAAGTAAAATCTGCAAAGCAGGTTTTCAATGAATTGAGACAATACTATGCGGGACATAGCATGGCGCTCATTCATGGTAAAATAAAAAATGCCGAAAAGCAGGAAATCATGGAAGCGTTTACCGCAGGCAAAATTGATATACTGGTTTCGACGACGGTCATAGAGGTCGGTATCAACATTCCCAACGCTACGGTCATGGCGGTGATCAACGCCGAGCGCTTTGGCCTTGCGCAACTGCATCAGCTTCGCGGACGGGTGGGGCGCGGCTGCGCGCAATCCTATTGCTTTTTAGTATCGGATAATGAGGGAGCTTACGAGCGGCTGCGCGTGCTGACAGGCACAAACGATGGTTTTGAAATTGCGGAGCAGGATATGCGGCTGCGGGGAACGGGGGATATTCTCGGAACACGCCAGCATGGCGCAAGCAATTTGAAAGCAGCCAATCTGATCGCTGACATCCGGCAATTAGAACAAACGCGGGACGTTTTGAAAATTATGAAAGCAGCTCCGCAGTTTGAGTCCGAATATAGTGCGGTCACCAAGGCGGCGCAGTCTGAGCTGGAGCATAAAATGATTGAAATTGCCCTGAATTAG
- the hisZ gene encoding ATP phosphoribosyltransferase regulatory subunit gives MNKLKLQVPAGSWDYLPDECAAKRKIENVIRKEFLMSGYQEIETPSFEHYEVFMHDAVPYVQENMIKFFDLQGRILALRPDITGPIARMAATKLLNRQEVLRLCYIQNAYGFFNHGIAGKTEFTQAGVELIGKKGADADAEVIALAISALLASGVDKFKIDIGQVAYFKGLIVQASLNEEQTEKIRLMIDTKNNVELEYELSRLNISAETKRTLLELGSLFGGEEVLARAKKLAKNDLCIQAVENIEEVYRILCDFGYRDYISIDFGILNNFNYYSGILFRGISGAIGTPILSGGRYDDLLNEFGVNTPATGFALGIKEVLLVLEQGGKLSRENEAVTVVRCSSQNRKGAYAYVQELRAQGKKAVLELNGSEYDARKYNVIEFDEGK, from the coding sequence ATGAATAAGTTAAAATTGCAGGTGCCGGCAGGATCATGGGATTATCTGCCGGATGAATGCGCGGCCAAGCGCAAGATTGAAAACGTAATCAGAAAAGAATTTCTGATGAGCGGCTATCAGGAGATCGAAACGCCGTCTTTTGAGCATTACGAGGTATTCATGCATGACGCGGTACCGTATGTGCAGGAAAATATGATTAAGTTCTTCGACCTGCAGGGCAGGATACTTGCATTGCGTCCTGATATAACCGGACCGATCGCGCGTATGGCCGCCACCAAATTGTTGAACCGGCAGGAAGTTCTGCGGCTTTGCTATATCCAGAATGCTTATGGGTTTTTCAATCACGGCATTGCGGGAAAGACAGAATTCACGCAGGCGGGTGTCGAGTTGATCGGCAAAAAAGGAGCGGATGCGGACGCGGAAGTCATCGCCCTTGCGATCAGCGCGCTTCTTGCGTCCGGCGTAGATAAATTTAAGATTGATATTGGACAGGTAGCCTATTTTAAGGGCTTGATTGTACAGGCGTCGCTCAATGAAGAACAAACGGAAAAGATCCGTTTGATGATTGATACCAAAAACAACGTGGAATTGGAGTACGAGTTGTCGCGCCTGAATATCTCCGCAGAAACCAAGCGTACTTTGCTTGAACTGGGAAGCCTATTCGGCGGCGAAGAGGTATTGGCCCGCGCAAAAAAGCTGGCCAAAAACGACCTGTGCATACAGGCGGTGGAGAATATAGAGGAGGTTTACCGTATCCTTTGTGATTTCGGATATAGAGACTATATTTCGATTGATTTTGGTATTTTGAACAACTTTAATTATTATTCCGGCATTTTATTCCGTGGAATATCCGGAGCCATAGGGACTCCCATTCTTTCGGGCGGGAGATATGACGACCTGCTGAATGAATTTGGCGTGAATACTCCAGCAACCGGTTTTGCCTTGGGAATCAAAGAGGTGCTGCTTGTGCTCGAGCAAGGAGGAAAGCTGAGCCGCGAAAACGAAGCGGTAACCGTAGTAAGATGCAGCAGTCAAAACAGGAAAGGCGCTTATGCCTATGTCCAGGAATTGCGTGCGCAGGGAAAGAAAGCTGTGCTGGAGCTTAATGGCAGCGAATACGACGCGCGAAAATATAATGTAATCGAATTTGACGAAGGGAAATAA
- the hisG gene encoding ATP phosphoribosyltransferase: MELTIALAKGRLAKFAIELFSKCGIDTTELREDTRKLVISDKKNELRFILVKPSDVPVYVYRGVADIGIAGKDTLLEAGLPLYEMLDLKCGKCKMCVAGYQEKLKDRITSSITRVATKYPRVAKMYYNEKGEDIEIIKLNGSIELAPILDLSDVIVDIVESGTTIRENGLSILEEVCDISARLVVNQVSLKTKAEKIQPLIRKLDNALEDM; encoded by the coding sequence ATGGAACTGACAATTGCGCTCGCCAAAGGGCGGCTGGCAAAATTTGCGATAGAACTGTTTTCGAAATGCGGTATCGATACTACGGAACTGCGGGAAGACACTCGTAAGCTTGTAATATCTGACAAAAAGAATGAACTGCGGTTCATATTAGTAAAGCCCTCGGATGTTCCGGTATACGTATACCGTGGCGTTGCCGACATCGGAATTGCAGGTAAAGATACCCTGCTTGAAGCGGGATTGCCGCTTTACGAAATGCTCGACTTAAAATGCGGAAAGTGCAAGATGTGTGTGGCCGGATACCAGGAAAAACTGAAAGACCGCATTACGTCCAGCATTACGCGGGTCGCCACCAAATATCCGCGCGTGGCAAAAATGTATTATAACGAAAAGGGCGAGGACATCGAAATCATTAAGCTGAACGGAAGCATCGAACTGGCTCCGATCCTCGATTTAAGCGATGTGATCGTTGATATTGTGGAAAGCGGTACGACAATCCGCGAGAACGGCCTCTCCATTTTGGAAGAGGTATGCGACATCAGCGCACGCTTGGTGGTTAATCAGGTAAGCCTGAAAACGAAAGCCGAAAAAATACAACCGCTGATCCGCAAACTCGATAATGCCTTGGAGGATATGTGA
- the hisD gene encoding histidinol dehydrogenase encodes MLPILFPQDTDQLKKRLLLRGETDYTAQQKIVDDILRNIKMQGDAALFAYTKEFDGFDVNAQNLLVTQQEMDEAFAEVDPALLEVMREAAKNIEAFHNRQKRENWFMEQDGKMIGQLYIPVENAGVYVPGGKAAYPSSVLMNIIPAKCAGVKNISVATPARGGVVNPVTIAAARIAGADKIYKIGGAQAIAAFAYGTQTIPRMDKITGPGNIYVALAKKSIYGQAGIDMIAGPSEVLVIADDAANEKYIAADFLSQAEHDEMAACILVTVSVQKAQRVRGEILRQAEGLPKKEIVMQSLERYGTIIVARDLEEAVRISNMIAPEHLEICVNEPLTLLSKIQNAGSIFLGEYSPEPLGDYFAGTNHVLPTNSTARFSSPLNVDDFQKKSSVIYYSKEEFGKEYKKVVTFAKAEGLEAHARSAAIRFED; translated from the coding sequence ATGCTGCCAATTCTTTTTCCGCAAGATACCGATCAACTAAAGAAACGGTTGTTGTTACGCGGCGAAACCGATTACACCGCGCAGCAAAAAATTGTGGATGACATTTTGCGCAATATCAAAATGCAGGGGGATGCCGCGCTCTTTGCCTATACGAAAGAATTTGACGGCTTTGATGTCAATGCGCAGAACCTGCTGGTTACACAGCAGGAGATGGATGAAGCTTTCGCCGAGGTCGATCCAGCCTTGCTTGAGGTTATGCGGGAAGCGGCAAAAAACATCGAAGCATTCCATAACCGCCAGAAACGCGAAAACTGGTTTATGGAACAAGATGGAAAAATGATCGGGCAGCTTTATATTCCCGTAGAAAATGCGGGCGTATATGTGCCGGGCGGTAAGGCCGCCTATCCGTCAAGCGTGCTCATGAATATCATCCCGGCGAAATGCGCGGGCGTAAAAAATATTTCGGTTGCGACACCTGCCCGTGGCGGTGTCGTTAATCCGGTAACCATTGCAGCGGCAAGGATCGCCGGTGCGGATAAGATCTATAAAATAGGCGGAGCGCAGGCGATTGCCGCCTTTGCCTATGGCACGCAAACGATCCCACGGATGGATAAGATTACGGGACCGGGCAATATATATGTCGCCTTGGCGAAAAAAAGCATATATGGACAAGCGGGCATAGATATGATCGCGGGACCGTCCGAGGTGCTGGTGATCGCAGACGATGCGGCCAATGAAAAATACATTGCGGCAGACTTCCTTTCCCAGGCCGAGCATGACGAAATGGCGGCATGCATCTTAGTAACCGTTTCTGTGCAAAAGGCACAGCGTGTACGCGGCGAGATTCTCAGGCAGGCGGAAGGATTGCCTAAAAAAGAGATCGTCATGCAATCGCTGGAGCGTTACGGAACCATCATCGTTGCGCGGGATCTTGAGGAAGCGGTCCGGATCTCTAATATGATCGCGCCTGAGCATCTGGAGATATGCGTAAACGAGCCGCTCACGTTGCTTAGCAAAATCCAAAACGCGGGTTCTATCTTTTTAGGAGAATATTCTCCGGAGCCGTTGGGAGACTATTTTGCGGGAACGAACCACGTGCTGCCGACCAATAGTACGGCAAGGTTTTCTTCGCCGCTGAATGTCGATGATTTTCAAAAGAAATCCAGTGTGATATACTACTCAAAGGAAGAATTTGGAAAAGAATATAAAAAAGTAGTTACCTTTGCAAAGGCGGAAGGACTGGAAGCGCACGCCCGGTCGGCGGCCATACGTTTCGAAGATTGA
- the hisB gene encoding imidazoleglycerol-phosphate dehydratase, translated as MRKSEVSRKTNETNINLRLNLDGTGEYTVNSGIGFFDHMLALFAKHAQIDLELSCAGDLHVDAHHTVEDCGIVLGEAIKSALGDKRQIRRYATKFVPMDETLMMVSLDISGRPYIAYNVTFLQGKTGDFDAELSEEFFRAVAMGAGITLHINLQYGSNTHHIIEAAFKAFGQTLREAVSIDSALKGVFSTKGVL; from the coding sequence ATGCGGAAAAGCGAAGTCAGCAGAAAGACCAACGAGACGAATATCAATCTCAGGCTGAATCTGGATGGTACGGGAGAATATACGGTTAACAGCGGCATAGGATTTTTTGATCATATGCTTGCGCTTTTTGCAAAGCATGCGCAAATCGATCTTGAACTGAGTTGCGCAGGAGATTTGCATGTGGATGCGCACCATACGGTGGAAGATTGCGGTATTGTGCTGGGGGAGGCCATCAAAAGTGCGCTGGGGGATAAGCGGCAAATAAGGCGTTATGCAACAAAATTTGTTCCCATGGATGAAACGTTGATGATGGTAAGCCTTGATATTAGCGGACGGCCTTATATCGCCTATAACGTCACTTTCTTACAGGGCAAAACAGGCGATTTTGACGCAGAACTCAGCGAGGAATTTTTCCGCGCGGTCGCGATGGGGGCTGGTATCACGCTTCACATCAATTTGCAGTATGGCAGCAATACGCACCATATTATCGAAGCGGCTTTTAAGGCTTTTGGGCAAACGCTGCGCGAAGCGGTATCCATCGATTCCGCGCTTAAAGGTGTTTTTTCTACCAAAGGGGTATTATGA
- the hisH gene encoding imidazole glycerol phosphate synthase subunit HisH, with product MIAIIDYGMGNLRSVEKAFAFLGYEACVTDDVGKIRDASHLVLPGVGAIADAIASLKARGLIQEIIAQSRSGKPFLGICLGMQLLFDKSLENGEHEALGLIPGIVKPFEKAGLRIPHMGWNTLETKKSGMWESGQAPYVYFVHSYHASAVPDENVIATTHYGYDFVSAVQKDNIYGLQFHPEKSGETGLEMLNLFGGLRA from the coding sequence ATGATAGCGATCATTGACTACGGAATGGGTAATTTACGAAGCGTAGAAAAGGCTTTTGCTTTTTTGGGTTACGAGGCCTGTGTTACCGATGATGTTGGGAAGATAAGGGATGCCAGTCATCTGGTTTTGCCGGGGGTTGGGGCAATCGCCGACGCGATAGCAAGCCTTAAGGCGCGCGGCCTTATACAGGAGATCATTGCCCAGAGCAGATCGGGAAAGCCGTTTTTAGGCATTTGTCTCGGTATGCAGTTATTGTTTGATAAAAGCCTGGAAAACGGCGAACACGAAGCTCTGGGGCTTATTCCAGGTATTGTAAAACCGTTTGAGAAGGCCGGGCTGAGAATACCGCATATGGGTTGGAATACGCTCGAAACAAAGAAAAGCGGCATGTGGGAAAGCGGACAAGCCCCTTACGTTTATTTCGTGCATTCCTACCATGCATCCGCAGTACCGGATGAAAACGTAATTGCTACGACTCATTATGGTTACGATTTTGTATCTGCGGTACAAAAGGACAATATTTATGGACTTCAATTTCATCCGGAAAAAAGCGGTGAAACGGGTCTTGAGATGCTTAATTTATTTGGAGGGTTGAGGGCATGA